ATGACTCACACGGAGGACCAGGCTTTGCTCTTGTATATGGTTAACTTGCAACAGGCCATCAGTCATTTTATTCATGTTGTAGTTAAGCCCAGGCTTTTTTTTGTACACGGTCATCTCACATGTCATGCCACGTTATCCATCTTTTGTTCTGCACTCTTCGTTGTCTCATGTCATGTTGTTCATTCTGTACATCGTTAAATAGCCTGTCTTTATACATCTACTTCTATAACTATATGTATCTTTTTCTCCCAGGCTCTGTCTCTTTAGAAAGTTCTGGACCGTAGGACTATACTGGACCTCCCCTGAGTGTAGTCATGCCTGTGGTTGTGATGCTCAGCTCCTCGCTGCTGTGGTCGCGTGTGCTGGCCATGCTGTTCTCCTGCGTGGCCTTCAGCGTGGCAATTCATGGCGCAATGGTGAGGGAGCAGCCGGCAGGGGACTGGTGCCTTTTCAGCTGGGGCTTCAGCTTTGCCGGCACGgcactggtgctgctggtggagcTGTGTGGCCTGCAGTCACGCGCACCCGTCTCCTGGAAAAACTTCCCCATCACCTTCGCCTGCTATGCTTCCCTCTTCTGCCTCTCCGCCTCTATCATTTTCCCCCTGTACTTCGTGAAAGGCTTCCAGACGTCCAACCAGTCCTACGACTACCGTATCGTCTCGCTGGTCTTCTCCTGCCTGGCCACCATCGCCTACCTGACAGAGGTGAGCATCAGCAAGGCGCGGCCGGGCGAGTTGGCTGGCTACATGGCCACGGTGCCTGGCCTGCTGAAGGTGTGCGAGACCTTCGTGGCCTGCATCATCTTCGTGTTCATCAGCGACCCCAATGCCTATGAGAGCCACGCGGCTCTCAAGTGGTGTATGGCTGTCTACTGCGTCTGCTTCATCCTGTCGGCCGTGGTCATCGTCCTGTGCGTGGGCGAGTGCACCGGCTGCCTGCCCTTCCCCTTCGCCCGCTTCCTGTCCGCTTACGCCTTGCTGGCGGTCGCCATGTACCTGAGCGCCACCATCATCTGGCCCATCTATAAGTTCGACAGGAAGCACGGGGGAACCCCCACAAGGCCCAGTCAGTGCGGTTCCAAACCGGGGCTTTGCGGCTTTGACAAGCTGATGGCTGTGGCTGTGCTCACTGGTGTAAACTTCATACTGTACTTGGCTGATCTGATATACTCTGCCAGGCtggtgtttgtctctgtttgagtcaagaaagagagggagagagagaagggggagatgaAAGGAAGataattaaaaagaagaaaaagagaggcttGTGACAGATGAAGAAAAATAGGATGAACTCAGCAATCACTGTTAATCCATGCTTTACCATTTATCAGTATTTTGGTCAAAAATCAGTTGTCGGCAAGGTTGCCCTGGCTTGTGTCATATTTATCAAAGAACCACATTGATAATTTCAAGAAGTGTCAAAAAATGGAGATAAAAAGTGCAGCTATAATaaaatatacttgttttttattttttcgaTCCATTCAGTGTTCCCATCCACTACCCACATAGGACACAATAAAACAGGAACAAATCCAATGATCAATAATACTTTCCTGAAGGAAATGTCCCCATTACTGAGTACATACACAACCACTGCTCTTAACAGTGGTTTGGGCTCAAATGAGCCAAGTCAAGGCTGAATctattttttgttatttctaTGTGTGGAAGTGGTGCTtatatgtataagtgtgtaccTCTGTTAAAGCTTCCAGTGTTCAACTGCTGTGTTAAAATGGTGTTTTGATGAAGTACtccaacacaatacaacacatacaatacattcaTATATCTTTTATGACTTGATTGTAATTCATTCTACATCTCTGCAGTTAATCTGCACAGAGTAGGATGACTATTTGAAAAATACATGACTTCCTCAGTAATCATGAAAGCTTGAATTACAGTCATCCATAATGTACTCCTGTTAATTGTTTATGCATATGTAATGCTTATTTCTTATATGgcaacacataagaaaaaatTAGTTCAGAGCAGAGATTTTGCAATGTGTTTTTATGGTAGTTTCTGTCTCTTTGACTGTTCTGTAGctggatgtgtttttttatgactTGCTCCAGTCCCTATGTGCCTGAATGAGAATATTACTAATGTTTGCTCAGAGACCACAGGGCTAGAAATATATAATTAgacctttctctgtgtctcaacACAGTGCCTTTGTAAAGTTTTAAGTGTACTGCATCAAATGTATGGGAGAATTATGGTTCACTATGGAATAAATAACATTAAtggacaattattattattagtgctgGTCTTGTTCGTTGTTTTTGGTACAAATTCACACCCTTATCCATCTGtttacataagcacacacacagacacagacacacgtgctctctctcacacacacacacacataggtgcaGTGACctgtaaatacacaaacagacacacaagcataaacacacTTAGGTTtgtgcacagacacgcacagggATGCAAataaccccccacacacacacaaacacacacacacacacacacacatattcactcactcacacacactgaacctgaCA
This portion of the Clupea harengus unplaced genomic scaffold, Ch_v2.0.2, whole genome shotgun sequence genome encodes:
- the myadmb gene encoding myeloid-associated differentiation marker homolog, with the translated sequence MPVVVMLSSSLLWSRVLAMLFSCVAFSVAIHGAMVREQPAGDWCLFSWGFSFAGTALVLLVELCGLQSRAPVSWKNFPITFACYASLFCLSASIIFPLYFVKGFQTSNQSYDYRIVSLVFSCLATIAYLTEVSISKARPGELAGYMATVPGLLKVCETFVACIIFVFISDPNAYESHAALKWCMAVYCVCFILSAVVIVLCVGECTGCLPFPFARFLSAYALLAVAMYLSATIIWPIYKFDRKHGGTPTRPSQCGSKPGLCGFDKLMAVAVLTGVNFILYLADLIYSARLVFVSV